A genomic segment from Syntrophotalea acetylenivorans encodes:
- a CDS encoding TorF family putative porin, with amino-acid sequence MKKLALMLIAVLLLGSTFTVSSQAAIEVEGDVYAGIWDKYMWRGFNLSDSRPTIQAGIDLSIASGWTLSTWHNWQLKSGPNFDSGELNETDVILTYAFDLGDMISMSIGDIWYSLDNDQFGVTEDTNELFVTATLNTLLSPNLKVSWDWDAAEEDGLFYSLDISHSIDLGQWMDKTTLNLGALVSYNQHADGTVDDYAGWHNYELSASLDYALTDQLTISPIFIFSSGISSAAKSGVNSDGIDTETAGALNLTFTF; translated from the coding sequence ATGAAAAAGTTAGCACTTATGCTGATTGCCGTCCTGCTGCTCGGAAGTACCTTTACCGTCAGTTCGCAGGCTGCAATCGAAGTTGAAGGAGACGTCTATGCCGGCATCTGGGACAAGTACATGTGGCGCGGCTTCAACCTGAGCGACAGCCGGCCCACCATCCAAGCCGGCATCGACCTGAGCATCGCCAGTGGCTGGACCCTCAGCACCTGGCACAACTGGCAATTGAAAAGCGGTCCAAATTTCGATTCCGGAGAGCTGAACGAAACGGACGTTATCTTGACCTATGCCTTTGATCTGGGGGACATGATCTCGATGAGTATCGGCGACATCTGGTATTCTCTTGACAACGATCAGTTCGGCGTTACGGAAGACACCAATGAACTGTTTGTCACCGCCACACTCAATACTCTGCTGTCACCAAACCTGAAGGTTTCCTGGGACTGGGATGCCGCGGAAGAAGACGGCCTCTTCTACAGCCTGGACATCAGCCACAGTATCGACCTTGGCCAATGGATGGATAAAACCACCCTTAATCTCGGCGCTCTGGTGTCCTACAACCAGCATGCTGACGGAACCGTTGACGACTACGCCGGCTGGCACAACTACGAGCTGAGCGCGAGCCTCGATTATGCCCTCACCGATCAGCTGACCATCAGCCCGATCTTCATCTTCTCTTCGGGCATCAGCAGCGCCGCCAAGAGTGGTGTTAATAGCGATGGCATCGACACCGAAACGGCAGGAGCCTTGAACCTGACCTTTACCTTCTAA
- a CDS encoding B12-binding domain-containing radical SAM protein yields MRIVLTTLHSKYIHASLALPLLGAYCQDICNDLRIREFTVHEPKEQVLGSLLAEEPEVIAFSVYLWNRRQTLELADALVTARPNLRIVLGGPEVSFEGPELLETHFGISALIRGEGELPLHGLLEAWQQGLAPTQVPRLTWRDGDRICENPDGPLLTDLDAIPSPLQLGLMDLGRGFVYLETSRGCPYRCAFCMSALDQRVRSYSMARIEQDLKLLMDRRVAKVKLVDRTFNYDPKRARRIFAFILQHNHSSHFHFEIGGHLLDEKTLELLATVPKDTFQFEIGVQSTLPETLRTIDRPAALELLEQNVRRLRQMGNIHLHLDLIAGLPGEDYGDFLASIDRVAALRPHHLQLEPVKLLPGAPLRHDAARHGISFDPHPPYSVLATQDLSFTELERLQGIGRLLDLTINTDRGHHFLTALSEACGSLSSGLEQLESFWRRQGLFRRPLSQRDLFNQLWTFVNASFTGQLRARLGECLGWDLAISERIPQEKAPDYLDTTLTDSDRLRVRAKMQRIVAALKGRGIKVQHLAARLHHQPQLPEGRLVLFLYLTRPGRPFQIRQLLL; encoded by the coding sequence ATGCGAATCGTACTCACCACCCTGCACAGTAAATATATCCATGCCAGCCTGGCCTTGCCGCTGCTTGGGGCCTATTGCCAAGACATCTGTAACGATTTGCGAATCCGCGAGTTCACCGTTCACGAACCGAAAGAGCAGGTCCTCGGCTCCCTGCTGGCCGAAGAACCTGAGGTCATTGCCTTTTCCGTCTATCTCTGGAATCGGCGCCAGACCTTGGAGCTGGCGGACGCGCTGGTCACGGCCAGACCGAACCTAAGGATCGTGCTGGGCGGCCCGGAAGTTAGTTTCGAAGGGCCGGAGCTACTGGAGACGCACTTCGGCATCAGTGCCTTAATTCGCGGGGAAGGCGAACTCCCCTTGCACGGGTTGCTTGAAGCCTGGCAGCAAGGCCTGGCACCAACGCAGGTGCCGCGGCTGACCTGGCGCGACGGCGACCGTATTTGCGAAAATCCCGACGGCCCATTGCTGACCGACCTGGATGCCATCCCTTCGCCACTGCAATTGGGCCTGATGGACCTGGGACGCGGCTTTGTCTATCTGGAAACCAGCCGCGGCTGCCCCTATCGTTGTGCTTTTTGCATGAGCGCCCTCGACCAAAGGGTGCGGTCCTATTCCATGGCCCGTATCGAACAGGACCTGAAGCTGCTCATGGACAGGCGGGTTGCGAAGGTCAAGCTGGTCGACCGCACCTTCAATTACGACCCCAAGAGAGCTCGCCGCATCTTTGCCTTTATCCTGCAGCACAACCACAGCAGCCACTTTCATTTTGAAATCGGCGGCCACTTGCTCGATGAAAAAACCCTGGAACTTCTCGCAACGGTGCCCAAAGACACCTTCCAGTTCGAAATCGGCGTCCAGTCGACCTTACCCGAGACTTTGCGCACCATCGACCGCCCTGCCGCGCTGGAACTGCTGGAACAAAATGTTCGCCGCCTGCGCCAAATGGGAAATATCCACCTCCATCTCGATCTTATTGCCGGCCTGCCGGGAGAAGACTATGGAGATTTCCTTGCCTCCATCGACCGGGTCGCCGCCCTGCGCCCCCATCATCTGCAACTCGAACCGGTCAAGCTGCTGCCCGGCGCTCCCCTGCGGCACGATGCGGCACGGCACGGTATAAGTTTCGACCCCCATCCGCCCTATAGCGTACTGGCTACTCAGGATCTCAGTTTCACCGAACTGGAGCGCCTGCAGGGGATCGGCCGGTTGCTCGATCTGACCATCAACACGGACCGAGGCCACCACTTTCTGACGGCCCTGAGTGAGGCTTGCGGCTCTTTAAGCAGCGGGCTGGAGCAACTGGAGTCGTTCTGGCGACGCCAGGGGCTGTTTCGCCGCCCCCTCTCCCAGCGGGATCTCTTCAACCAATTATGGACCTTTGTAAACGCCTCTTTCACCGGCCAGCTTCGCGCGCGACTCGGCGAGTGTCTTGGCTGGGACCTGGCAATCAGCGAGCGCATCCCCCAGGAGAAAGCGCCCGATTATCTCGATACCACGCTGACCGACTCGGACAGGCTGCGGGTTCGTGCAAAGATGCAGCGCATCGTGGCCGCCTTGAAGGGCCGGGGCATCAAGGTTCAACATTTAGCGGCCAGGCTTCATCATCAACCCCAGCTCCCCGAAGGCCGCCTGGTCCTCTTTCTCTATTTGACCCGGCCGGGGCGCCCCTTTCAAATCCGCCAACTTCTGCTCTGA
- a CDS encoding radical SAM protein, which yields MAQGKTILAVVADQDGQVFEHPELLMVGMNGLHSRRPHLSELIPLPEGSRLFTVPETPPMGFDPGQGKAVTLRKLPRSLGGGRVQAVSAFLTPGFMRTLLPAADYGQKRVQLPLWSYTAVGWCVEEERFYAAAVRVDRNNQWQPDHFDDRQLDPLVRQMLKEQPGNRLLEQLARCALDYHCFAAKNLFFRRWEAPLPTSPQCNARCLGCISLQEAPECCPSSQERITFVPTVEELTSIAVPHLEQAENAIVSFGQGCEGDPILQADTICAAVKAMRARTARGTINFNSNASDPAAVERLAEAGIDSLRVSMNSVQERFYNAYHRPCGYSFADVRESIRRAKQAGLFTMLNYLVFPGITDREDEVEQLIELVEETGVDLIQMRNLSIDPDLYWSTLGASGQGMGMAKMLDRVKKQIPRLQYGYFNRTRDNLYPPGFESDWPLAP from the coding sequence ATGGCTCAGGGTAAAACTATTCTTGCGGTAGTAGCGGACCAGGACGGTCAGGTGTTCGAACACCCCGAGCTGCTCATGGTCGGTATGAACGGTCTGCACAGTCGCCGGCCCCATTTGTCAGAGTTGATTCCGCTGCCCGAGGGCAGTCGGTTATTTACGGTGCCCGAGACGCCGCCGATGGGTTTCGATCCGGGCCAAGGCAAGGCCGTGACGCTGCGTAAGCTGCCCCGATCCCTCGGCGGCGGTCGGGTGCAGGCGGTATCGGCTTTTCTCACCCCCGGATTTATGCGGACACTGCTGCCCGCTGCCGATTATGGGCAGAAGCGGGTACAGTTGCCCCTGTGGTCTTACACTGCGGTCGGCTGGTGTGTTGAGGAAGAGCGGTTTTACGCTGCCGCGGTGCGGGTCGATCGTAACAACCAATGGCAGCCCGATCACTTTGATGATCGCCAATTGGATCCTCTGGTGCGGCAGATGCTCAAGGAACAGCCAGGCAACCGGCTGCTTGAGCAGTTGGCCCGCTGTGCCCTCGACTATCATTGCTTCGCGGCCAAAAACCTGTTCTTTCGCCGCTGGGAGGCCCCGCTGCCGACCTCGCCCCAATGCAATGCCCGTTGTCTCGGTTGCATTTCTCTACAGGAGGCACCCGAGTGCTGCCCGTCGAGCCAGGAACGTATCACCTTCGTGCCGACCGTCGAAGAGTTGACCAGCATCGCCGTTCCTCATCTGGAACAGGCTGAAAATGCCATTGTCTCTTTTGGTCAAGGCTGCGAGGGGGACCCTATTCTGCAAGCTGATACCATCTGTGCAGCGGTGAAGGCGATGCGGGCCCGTACTGCGAGGGGCACCATCAACTTTAATTCCAATGCTTCCGACCCGGCAGCCGTTGAGCGCTTGGCCGAGGCGGGCATCGATTCGCTGCGGGTCTCGATGAATTCGGTGCAGGAACGCTTTTACAATGCGTATCACCGGCCCTGTGGCTATTCTTTCGCCGATGTGCGCGAGTCGATTCGCCGCGCTAAACAGGCGGGGCTTTTTACCATGCTCAATTATCTGGTCTTCCCGGGTATCACCGATCGTGAGGACGAAGTCGAACAGCTGATCGAGCTGGTGGAGGAGACGGGTGTCGACCTGATACAGATGCGTAACCTGAGCATCGATCCGGATCTTTACTGGAGCACGCTGGGCGCCAGTGGCCAAGGTATGGGGATGGCCAAGATGCTGGATCGGGTCAAAAAACAGATTCCGCGTCTACAGTACGGCTACTTTAATCGTACACGGGATAATTTATATCCACCCGGTTTTGAGAGCGACTGGCCTTTGGCCCCTTAA
- a CDS encoding HAMP domain-containing sensor histidine kinase, whose amino-acid sequence MRFYRPKSFLALVLIGFAVVALPLLLALINAELFMARLAERSSQAIHRSVAVIQNSRSLLDELLFLERRARQYQVLGEPELLQDITEKHHQFGRTIDQLSNLAQEEAQKKRLQVLKSEEKALYQLWLSGSPDDAPAGKSLVERFALLTSRAKLIYEESQELIVEEANAMQEATHQARKILAWLPLILVLVTTLIMSLFASLIAKPIRQIAQCINRLGEGDFQQPIRVGGPRDLEFLGCRLDWLRVRLGEVEKDKSKFVAHVSHELKTPLSSIREGSELLAEEAVGPLSEQQREVVGILRRNGLQLQKLIDNLLGYSRAQAKVLPYRRSQLDLDQLVESVVADHRAMILKKEIQLQLDLAALRIWGDSERLGVVVDNLLSNAVKFTPPGGDILVRLVGQGNQVLLEVSDSGPGIPEEERAKIYRPFYQGDTPYVGPVKGTGLGLSIVKEYVQDHGGRIEQTSGSLGGACFQILLPRGERENRP is encoded by the coding sequence ATGCGTTTTTACCGGCCGAAATCTTTTCTGGCGTTGGTGTTGATCGGTTTTGCCGTGGTGGCTCTGCCCCTGTTGCTGGCGTTGATTAATGCTGAACTCTTTATGGCGCGACTGGCGGAGCGGAGCAGTCAGGCCATTCACCGTTCGGTGGCAGTGATTCAGAACAGTCGCAGTTTGCTGGACGAATTGCTGTTCCTGGAGCGCCGGGCCCGCCAATATCAAGTGCTCGGCGAGCCGGAGCTGTTGCAGGATATTACCGAAAAACACCACCAGTTTGGTCGGACTATCGACCAGTTGTCGAACCTGGCCCAGGAAGAAGCTCAAAAGAAGCGGCTTCAGGTCCTTAAATCCGAAGAAAAGGCTCTGTACCAACTCTGGCTCAGTGGCTCGCCCGATGATGCGCCTGCCGGCAAATCCCTGGTGGAACGATTTGCCCTGTTGACCAGCCGGGCCAAATTGATTTATGAGGAAAGTCAGGAACTGATCGTGGAGGAAGCCAACGCCATGCAGGAAGCGACCCACCAGGCCCGTAAGATTCTGGCGTGGTTGCCTCTGATCCTGGTTCTGGTGACAACCCTGATTATGTCCCTGTTCGCATCTTTGATTGCCAAGCCGATTCGGCAGATCGCCCAGTGCATCAATCGACTTGGCGAGGGAGACTTTCAGCAACCGATTCGAGTCGGAGGTCCGCGGGATCTGGAATTTCTTGGTTGCCGCCTCGACTGGTTGCGCGTGCGCCTCGGGGAGGTGGAGAAGGATAAGAGTAAATTCGTGGCTCATGTCTCTCATGAGCTGAAAACTCCCCTGTCTTCAATTCGCGAGGGATCGGAGCTTCTTGCTGAAGAAGCTGTCGGACCCCTTAGCGAACAACAGCGGGAGGTGGTCGGTATCTTGCGTCGCAATGGCCTGCAGTTACAAAAACTCATCGACAATTTACTCGGATACAGCAGGGCCCAGGCCAAGGTTTTGCCTTATCGTCGTAGTCAGCTCGATCTTGATCAGCTGGTCGAGTCCGTCGTTGCCGATCACCGTGCCATGATCTTAAAAAAAGAAATTCAATTGCAACTCGATCTAGCGGCGCTGCGAATTTGGGGCGACTCAGAGCGGTTGGGAGTTGTTGTCGACAATCTGCTGTCCAACGCTGTGAAATTCACTCCTCCCGGCGGTGATATTTTGGTAAGGCTTGTCGGACAGGGTAATCAGGTTTTGCTGGAAGTAAGTGATAGCGGCCCGGGGATTCCCGAGGAAGAACGGGCGAAAATTTACCGGCCATTCTACCAGGGAGATACGCCCTATGTGGGGCCGGTAAAAGGAACCGGTCTCGGGTTGTCTATCGTCAAGGAATATGTGCAGGATCATGGTGGTCGTATTGAACAGACAAGTGGTTCTTTAGGCGGTGCCTGCTTTCAAATATTGTTGCCACGAGGGGAAAGAGAGAACAGACCATGA
- a CDS encoding sigma 54-interacting transcriptional regulator, with translation MEEQDKYRLLLVDDDVDLLRLLSIRLSAAGYQVTVAESGEQALGLLPVVRPHLVLSDMRMEGMDGMALFDAIRKNHSALPVIIMTAHGSIPDAVDATRRGVFGFLAKPLDKQDLLQEIKRALSMCGPPLDVEAGAAGEDQWRREIITQSPAMLDLLSKAKLAAESGSAVLIRGESGSGKEMLARAIHWASNRSAEPFVAVNCGAIPDTLLESELFGHSKGAFTGAVKDYPGLFRSAQGGTLFLDEIGDMPLALQVKLLRVLQEKRMRPVGSVESIDIDVRIVSATHRQLESEIADGNFREDLYYRLNVVSLELPNLAGRREDIPLLAQHFLQELVDRSGKKVSGFAPEAMELLLAAAWPGNVRQLYNVVEQAVALSTSPVIPEELVSNAIKESREHILPFSEARREFEQQYLVRLMQITEGNVSHAARIAGRNRTEFYKLLGRHHIVPALFKS, from the coding sequence ATGGAAGAGCAAGATAAATATCGTTTGTTGCTGGTCGATGACGATGTCGATCTGCTGCGGCTATTATCCATTCGTTTAAGTGCTGCCGGTTATCAGGTGACCGTGGCTGAAAGCGGCGAACAGGCCCTTGGCCTGTTGCCGGTTGTTCGGCCCCATCTGGTGCTCAGCGATATGCGTATGGAAGGAATGGACGGCATGGCGCTGTTCGATGCCATTCGGAAAAATCATAGCGCTCTTCCGGTGATTATCATGACCGCCCACGGTTCGATTCCCGATGCTGTTGACGCAACCCGCAGGGGTGTATTCGGCTTCTTGGCCAAGCCTCTTGATAAGCAGGATTTGCTGCAAGAGATTAAACGGGCTTTGAGTATGTGCGGCCCTCCCCTTGATGTTGAAGCGGGGGCTGCCGGCGAAGACCAATGGCGTCGCGAGATCATCACCCAATCTCCAGCCATGCTCGATTTGTTGTCCAAAGCCAAGCTGGCTGCCGAAAGCGGGTCGGCGGTTCTGATCCGCGGAGAGAGCGGCTCTGGCAAGGAAATGCTCGCCAGGGCTATCCATTGGGCCAGTAATCGTAGTGCCGAGCCCTTTGTGGCGGTCAACTGCGGCGCCATTCCCGATACGCTGCTCGAATCGGAGTTGTTCGGTCATAGTAAAGGGGCTTTTACCGGAGCCGTTAAGGATTATCCCGGCTTGTTTCGTTCGGCTCAGGGCGGGACCCTGTTCCTCGATGAAATCGGTGATATGCCCCTCGCCTTGCAGGTCAAGCTGTTGCGTGTTCTGCAGGAGAAGCGCATGCGACCGGTCGGGTCCGTGGAGTCAATAGATATCGACGTTCGCATCGTATCGGCTACCCATCGCCAGCTCGAATCGGAAATTGCCGACGGCAACTTCCGTGAAGACCTTTACTATCGACTCAATGTGGTTTCCCTGGAACTGCCGAACCTGGCCGGGCGCCGGGAGGATATTCCCCTTTTGGCGCAACACTTTTTACAAGAGCTGGTAGACAGGTCCGGTAAAAAGGTCAGCGGTTTTGCTCCCGAAGCCATGGAGCTTTTGCTTGCTGCAGCATGGCCGGGTAATGTGCGTCAGTTGTACAATGTGGTTGAGCAGGCAGTGGCATTGTCTACAAGCCCGGTGATTCCTGAGGAGCTGGTCAGTAATGCCATTAAGGAAAGTCGGGAACATATTCTGCCCTTTAGTGAGGCGCGGCGGGAATTTGAACAGCAATACCTGGTGCGCCTGATGCAAATCACCGAAGGCAATGTTTCCCATGCTGCCCGTATTGCCGGCCGCAATCGCACCGAGTTTTACAAGCTGCTAGGGCGACATCATATCGTTCCAGCCTTGTTTAAATCCTGA
- a CDS encoding TIGR04211 family SH3 domain-containing protein has product MRIALFCCIILVVSALGVVSAEAETRYVSDQIAVTLRRGPGTEYKILKSLPTGAALEFLEEEEKYLKVRTKDGAEGYVLKQYISAQLPKVYVIARLQKQLDQSKARMATMAKEAEGWNNEKSELQRQLAEVQEALKLEKGQHGRLVKQHQTLREGAKNVTDLLNERDQLKAENEKYAADLAQLRQDNDAILRKAIVKWFLAGAGVLFVGWLMGKRSRTRKRAF; this is encoded by the coding sequence ATGCGGATTGCCCTCTTCTGCTGTATTATTCTCGTGGTTTCGGCTCTTGGAGTTGTTTCCGCAGAAGCTGAAACGCGTTACGTTTCCGATCAGATTGCCGTTACTTTGCGGCGTGGTCCGGGAACGGAATATAAAATCCTGAAATCTCTGCCGACAGGTGCAGCATTAGAGTTTCTGGAAGAAGAAGAAAAATATCTGAAAGTGCGTACCAAAGACGGTGCCGAAGGATATGTGCTTAAACAATATATCAGTGCCCAGCTGCCCAAGGTTTATGTCATTGCTCGTTTGCAAAAGCAACTTGACCAGTCAAAGGCGCGTATGGCCACCATGGCCAAAGAGGCTGAGGGGTGGAATAACGAGAAAAGCGAGTTGCAGCGGCAGCTGGCCGAGGTCCAGGAAGCGTTGAAACTTGAAAAGGGCCAGCACGGCAGGCTGGTAAAACAACATCAGACTTTGAGGGAGGGGGCCAAGAATGTCACCGACTTGCTCAATGAGCGAGACCAGCTCAAAGCTGAAAATGAAAAATATGCCGCCGATCTTGCGCAATTGCGGCAGGATAATGACGCTATTTTGCGTAAGGCTATTGTCAAATGGTTTCTGGCCGGTGCTGGAGTCCTGTTCGTCGGCTGGCTGATGGGTAAGCGCTCCCGGACCAGAAAGCGTGCTTTTTAA
- a CDS encoding cache domain-containing protein, with translation MTPLFSRYFSRLPLRWKLQMVVLPLVLLPFIVVGVVTGYVAYQQAYRGITQASKDDLDHMCRFAIDLLDSHYKQFQVYKEDKKATVQEEMRTITDLAYSLVETEHRLYRSGQLSLRAAKQAATKALKKVNIGETGYIYAMNSKGRLLAHIAREGENVYDEQDEDGRYFIRDICQAAVASAPGEVLYAVYPWRNAILGDKKPRRKLVAYRYFREWDWIIATGGYLEETYEDREFEKLSFAELKNKINSKRVGKTGYIYCLDTEGTLTLHPESAGQNILEMKDAEGQYVVKRMLASKNGWARYAWQNIGDAEPRMKIVRYLYYKPWDWIVAVGSYEDEFYQDAHEIKRHLWSSLAILGLTVGLISVGLVFTAASALTEPIHSMISVIRRVKAGRLEERMRVETKDELGELASHFNRMTDMIKQHREMESNLAQQGKMASLGVLASGVAHEINNPLGVILGYAAYLEGKLDEEDPMYRMVHDIKRESKRCKKIVQDLLSYARTPKPVLEKTDINALLGQIVDFAANHTSMHNVVINTDFAADLPTLLVDGDQMRQVAINIMLNAGSAMSEGGVLTVRSERVGEKVVLSFADTGEGIESENLDKIFEPFFTTKKKGTGLGLAITRQIVRHHQGNMEVDSQLGQGTTMRVWLPVPKEEEGQDG, from the coding sequence ATGACCCCTTTGTTTTCCCGCTACTTCTCCCGTCTGCCCCTGCGCTGGAAGCTGCAGATGGTGGTGCTGCCGTTGGTTCTGCTGCCCTTTATCGTCGTCGGCGTGGTGACCGGTTATGTTGCCTATCAGCAGGCCTATCGTGGCATCACCCAGGCCAGCAAAGACGATCTCGACCACATGTGCCGCTTTGCCATCGACCTTCTTGATTCTCACTACAAGCAGTTTCAGGTTTACAAAGAAGATAAAAAGGCGACCGTTCAAGAGGAAATGCGAACGATCACCGATCTGGCCTACAGCCTGGTCGAAACCGAACATCGGCTGTACCGGAGCGGCCAGCTCAGTTTGCGGGCGGCAAAGCAGGCGGCGACCAAGGCGCTAAAAAAAGTCAATATCGGTGAGACCGGCTACATTTATGCCATGAACAGCAAGGGGCGGCTGTTGGCTCATATTGCCCGTGAAGGGGAAAATGTTTACGACGAACAGGACGAAGATGGCCGCTACTTTATTCGCGATATCTGTCAAGCCGCTGTGGCTTCTGCGCCGGGAGAGGTTCTTTATGCGGTGTATCCCTGGCGAAATGCCATTCTGGGTGACAAGAAGCCCCGCCGTAAATTGGTTGCCTATCGCTATTTTCGAGAGTGGGACTGGATCATTGCTACCGGTGGTTATCTGGAAGAAACCTATGAGGATAGAGAATTCGAAAAACTCTCTTTTGCAGAGCTGAAAAATAAAATCAATTCAAAGCGGGTTGGTAAGACCGGCTACATCTATTGTCTCGATACCGAAGGAACGCTGACCCTTCATCCTGAAAGCGCCGGTCAGAACATCCTGGAGATGAAGGATGCCGAAGGGCAGTATGTTGTCAAGCGGATGCTGGCCAGCAAGAATGGCTGGGCCCGTTATGCCTGGCAGAATATTGGTGATGCCGAACCACGGATGAAGATAGTTCGCTATCTCTATTACAAGCCGTGGGATTGGATCGTAGCCGTCGGTTCTTACGAAGACGAGTTCTATCAGGATGCCCATGAGATCAAGCGGCATCTCTGGTCGAGCCTGGCGATTTTAGGCCTGACCGTCGGTCTGATTTCGGTCGGTCTGGTCTTTACCGCCGCCTCCGCGCTCACCGAGCCGATCCATTCCATGATCAGTGTAATCCGACGGGTGAAAGCCGGTCGGCTGGAAGAGCGTATGCGGGTCGAGACTAAGGATGAGCTGGGCGAGTTGGCGTCCCACTTCAATCGAATGACTGACATGATCAAGCAACACCGGGAGATGGAGAGCAATCTTGCCCAGCAGGGCAAAATGGCCTCATTGGGGGTGCTCGCTTCCGGCGTTGCCCATGAGATCAACAATCCACTTGGCGTGATTCTCGGTTATGCTGCCTATCTGGAAGGAAAGCTGGACGAAGAAGACCCCATGTATCGCATGGTTCACGATATCAAGCGGGAAAGTAAACGTTGTAAAAAGATCGTCCAGGATCTGCTCAGCTATGCACGAACCCCCAAGCCGGTGCTGGAGAAAACCGATATAAATGCGCTGCTAGGTCAGATCGTCGACTTTGCCGCCAACCATACTTCCATGCACAATGTCGTGATCAATACGGATTTTGCTGCCGATCTGCCCACCCTGCTGGTAGATGGTGACCAGATGCGGCAGGTCGCGATCAACATCATGCTCAACGCGGGGTCTGCCATGTCCGAAGGGGGAGTCCTTACGGTCCGGTCCGAGAGGGTGGGAGAAAAGGTGGTGTTGAGCTTTGCCGATACCGGCGAGGGTATCGAGAGTGAAAATCTCGATAAGATTTTTGAGCCGTTTTTCACTACCAAGAAGAAAGGTACTGGTTTGGGACTGGCGATAACCCGCCAGATTGTTCGCCATCACCAAGGCAATATGGAGGTTGATAGCCAGCTGGGCCAGGGGACCACAATGCGCGTATGGCTTCCGGTGCCGAAGGAGGAAGAAGGACAGGATGGATAA
- a CDS encoding sigma-54-dependent transcriptional regulator, with protein MDKKRILLIDDEEGMCRMMEAVLLDSGYAVKSYTRSVEAVDAFQAGLFDLAVTDIKMPEMDGLTVLQRLKEKDPGLPVIVISAFATLDTSIQALRRGAHDMVTKPFEPDELLYRVKNALHHNQLLAENRELREELAGRFDFSKIVGSSKALMNVLETVKKIAIRDTSVLITGDSGTGKELIAQALHYNSPRRDKKYLAINCGALPESVLEGELFGYKKGAFTGANESRKGLLEEADGGTLFLDEVGNLPLNVQKLLLRFLQEQEFRRIGDNTSIKVNVRIVSATNADLLEGCRSGEFREDLYYRLNVLNIHLPPLRERPEDISLLAAHFIKLQNEKFATQIKGLTPEAAHALASYDWPGNIRQLRNVIEASMAMEDSDYLTLPVLSQFIDIQSGASGQDAVPVTAVPWAEDYAESLARFEMEYLKQLLQKAKGNIEAAAKSAGMNMATIYRKIKKYDLNKEDY; from the coding sequence ATGGATAAAAAGCGGATATTGCTCATTGATGACGAGGAAGGCATGTGTCGAATGATGGAAGCGGTCCTGCTCGACAGCGGCTACGCGGTCAAGTCGTATACCCGCTCCGTCGAGGCTGTGGACGCTTTCCAGGCCGGTCTGTTCGATCTTGCCGTGACGGACATCAAGATGCCCGAGATGGATGGATTGACGGTGTTGCAGAGACTCAAGGAAAAAGATCCCGGTCTGCCGGTCATTGTCATATCGGCCTTTGCAACCTTGGACACCTCGATTCAAGCTCTGAGGCGCGGTGCTCACGATATGGTGACCAAGCCCTTTGAGCCGGATGAACTTCTCTATCGGGTCAAGAACGCTCTGCATCACAATCAGCTGCTTGCCGAAAACCGCGAATTGCGTGAAGAGTTGGCCGGCCGTTTTGATTTTTCAAAAATCGTCGGTAGCTCCAAGGCCTTGATGAATGTGCTCGAGACGGTAAAAAAAATTGCCATTCGAGATACCTCGGTGTTGATTACGGGAGATTCGGGAACAGGCAAGGAGCTGATCGCCCAGGCTTTGCACTACAACTCGCCCCGTAGGGATAAGAAATATCTGGCTATCAATTGCGGTGCTCTTCCGGAGTCGGTGCTGGAGGGCGAATTGTTCGGGTACAAAAAAGGCGCCTTTACCGGCGCCAACGAGAGTCGCAAGGGATTACTTGAAGAAGCCGATGGCGGTACGCTGTTTCTCGACGAGGTCGGCAATCTGCCTCTCAACGTACAAAAATTGCTGTTGCGCTTTCTGCAAGAGCAGGAGTTCCGGCGTATTGGCGACAATACCTCCATCAAGGTCAATGTGCGCATCGTTTCAGCCACCAATGCCGACTTGCTGGAAGGGTGTCGGAGCGGTGAATTTCGCGAAGATCTCTATTACCGGCTCAACGTACTCAATATTCATCTGCCGCCTTTGCGCGAACGTCCCGAAGATATTTCTCTGCTGGCGGCCCATTTTATTAAGCTGCAAAATGAGAAATTCGCAACTCAAATCAAGGGATTAACTCCCGAGGCGGCTCACGCTCTGGCAAGTTATGACTGGCCTGGAAATATTCGTCAGTTGCGCAATGTGATCGAAGCTTCCATGGCGATGGAAGACAGCGATTACCTGACATTGCCAGTATTGAGTCAGTTTATCGATATACAATCGGGGGCGTCGGGGCAGGATGCTGTGCCGGTCACCGCGGTTCCCTGGGCAGAAGATTACGCCGAGTCCCTGGCGCGCTTTGAAATGGAGTATCTCAAACAGCTTTTGCAAAAGGCTAAGGGTAATATTGAGGCTGCCGCAAAATCCGCTGGCATGAACATGGCGACCATTTACCGTAAAATAAAAAAATACGATCTCAACAAAGAAGATTACTGA